TCTTCTTCCTGGGCTTCGCGGACAGCCGCCTGCGCGAACAGGTCGCGGATGCGGGCGGCGTTGCGGTGGATATCGAAACGCTCCTCGATGAGCGTGCGGGCCTGACGGGCGAGACGCGAGCGGAAGCCGGCGTTTTCGAGCAGCCGCTGCAGGGCGTCGGACAGGACGACCGGGTTGCTCTGCGGCACCATCACGCCGGTCTCCCGGTCGGTCAGGACTTCAGGGATGCCGGTGACATCCGTCGAGACGCACGGCGTACCCAGCGCCATGGCTTCGAGCAGCACCGTCGGGAGGCCGTCGCGGTTGCCGTCGCGGCCCACCACGCACGGCGCGGCGAACACCGAGGCGCTCCGCATCAGCCGGATCACC
This window of the Rhodothermales bacterium genome carries:
- a CDS encoding glycosyltransferase family 4 protein, with protein sequence VIRLMRSASVFAAPCVVGRDGNRDGLPTVLLEAMALGTPCVSTDVTGIPEVLTDRETGVMVPQSNPVVLSDALQRLLENAGFRSRLARQARTLIEERFDIHRNAARIRDLFAQAAVREAQEEEVMA